One Spiroplasma endosymbiont of Dioctria linearis DNA segment encodes these proteins:
- a CDS encoding PolC-type DNA polymerase III has protein sequence MHKQIKDLFDSLNVFLNSDEEAYFEQAHFYKEAEFSQSANKLRVFIKIKDFLPIHLLHKIETIMLTNTLVSTKLNFWVENELYSKELVWNHIEYVKEQKAEVKTGTIKILSPSNVDYIEEHRMVFFNVSNQTEKLLLEEHKQYYKNKLLKYGFRDIDLEIRVKENLENDVLESIREKYQKASEYIPTTQKSNFEAQSVSSSVKYKYKSNNDILNTPTYESIIDLEEDAQNVTIHGEVISKNVRKSKTGRNVYNIAITDGTSSVMCIFFQRNNEPTFFDEITEETKSSLMGFENQIINKGDWVSFNGNFNYSSFDKGYIFYISKYKKIESKTVYRKDDAKVKRVELHTHTKMSVMDGVSSAKDYIDCAKRFGWKAIAITDHLNVQTFPDAYYSLLNANKGVSDEEKIKLIYGSELVMLNDESWVVKNPTGKKLREAKFVVFDLETTGLSPEFDEIIEFGANVYDYAKGTSKKYDIFIKPKKPLKKFTTDLTGITTEMLEDKNSIEVEFKNIMDIIEDGILVAHNANFDFNFLQTFAKKLGYGELKNTIIDTLSLGRLLQPRLKNHRLGTVAKAYQILYDEKIAHRADYDAEVLTNMYEHMWTEAKKITPIDIDSDWNKFNKEKYENENFRRTRGYHINVLAKNQKGLKDLYKLISHSHTESFLGSPKVFQSKILEVRNRNNILIGSGCVNGLVFENARTGTFEMLENAIQFFDYIEIQPLSVYKKLIQTEDLTMEELKNLIIKIIEVAKKLNKTIIATSDAHYVEPELKKIRDIYINTKGLGGAYHPLYDFKQRVKDNPDQHLRTTKEMLEEFKWLENSELINEIVLDNPNKIADMIDENIIPIKTGSYPPNIENVDKLLTDECYKNAKILYGEELPEIVKERLEKELLSIIKHGFAVVYWISHLLVKKSNEDGYLVGSRGSVGSSFVATVALITEVNPLKPHYRCIECKYSDFKTPQEIKCGYDLPERKCPKCNIKLLGDGHDIPFETFLGFDGDKVPDIDLNFSGEYQPIAHNFTKEIFGENNVFRAGTISTVAEKTAFGFTMGYFEKQNIDFDLIRRAEIERLAALSTGVKRTTGQHPGGIIILPKEYEIEDFTPVNYPADDDQSDWKTTHFDFHSIHDNLLKMDILGHVDPTALRMLYDLTGFDPIKVPTDDKAVYSLFSELSALNIEADSLLGETTGAIGLPEFGTQFVRNMLKETKPKNFADLVQISGLSHGTDVYVGNAQSLIKEGVANISQVIGCRDDIMVYLMAKGLDSSTSFNIMESVRKGKGLSKEWINLMKENNIPEWYINSCLKIKYMFPKAHATAYVLMAYRVAWYKIYYPEEYYAVWFSTRADFFDLETVLKGKEAIIKTMEDIKSRQNNKLPVTAKENAMLTIFEVVLEMFARGIEITNIDFNISEAERFVIIKNNEDKKVLVPSFNVIDSLGFAVANSIVKARSERQITSVTDLKLRTQVTQTQIEIFNKLKITEKLKDDEQLSFDF, from the coding sequence ATGCATAAACAAATTAAAGATCTGTTTGATAGTTTAAACGTTTTTTTAAATTCAGATGAAGAAGCATATTTTGAACAAGCCCATTTTTATAAGGAAGCTGAGTTTAGTCAAAGTGCAAATAAATTAAGAGTCTTTATTAAAATTAAAGATTTTTTACCAATTCATTTATTACATAAAATTGAAACTATTATGTTAACAAATACATTAGTTTCTACAAAATTAAATTTTTGAGTGGAAAATGAATTATACTCAAAGGAATTAGTTTGAAATCATATTGAGTATGTCAAAGAACAAAAAGCAGAAGTAAAAACAGGAACTATCAAAATTCTTTCACCATCAAATGTTGATTATATTGAAGAACATAGAATGGTATTTTTTAATGTATCAAATCAAACTGAAAAATTACTTTTAGAAGAACATAAGCAATATTATAAAAATAAATTATTAAAATATGGTTTTAGAGATATTGATTTAGAAATTAGAGTAAAAGAAAATTTAGAAAATGATGTTTTAGAATCTATTAGAGAAAAGTACCAAAAGGCTTCTGAATATATTCCAACAACTCAAAAAAGTAATTTTGAAGCTCAAAGTGTCTCATCATCTGTAAAGTATAAATACAAATCAAACAATGATATTTTAAATACACCAACCTATGAATCAATAATTGATTTAGAAGAGGACGCTCAAAATGTAACAATTCATGGGGAAGTTATTTCTAAGAATGTTAGAAAATCAAAAACTGGAAGAAATGTTTATAATATTGCAATTACTGATGGAACCTCATCTGTAATGTGTATTTTCTTTCAAAGAAATAATGAACCTACTTTTTTTGATGAAATAACAGAAGAAACAAAAAGTAGTTTAATGGGCTTTGAAAATCAAATTATAAATAAGGGTGATTGAGTTTCATTTAATGGGAACTTCAATTATTCTTCTTTTGATAAGGGTTATATTTTTTATATTAGTAAATATAAAAAAATTGAGTCTAAAACAGTCTATAGAAAAGATGATGCAAAAGTTAAAAGAGTTGAACTCCACACTCATACAAAAATGTCAGTTATGGATGGTGTAAGTAGTGCCAAAGATTATATTGATTGTGCAAAAAGATTTGGATGAAAAGCAATTGCAATAACAGATCACTTAAATGTACAAACTTTTCCTGATGCTTATTATTCTTTATTAAATGCCAATAAGGGAGTTAGCGATGAAGAAAAAATTAAATTAATATATGGAAGTGAACTTGTGATGCTAAATGATGAGTCGTGAGTTGTAAAAAACCCAACAGGTAAAAAATTAAGAGAAGCCAAGTTTGTTGTTTTCGACTTAGAAACAACAGGTTTATCTCCTGAATTTGATGAGATCATTGAGTTTGGAGCTAATGTATATGATTATGCAAAGGGAACTTCAAAAAAATATGATATTTTTATCAAACCTAAAAAACCTTTAAAAAAATTTACTACTGATTTAACGGGGATTACAACTGAAATGTTAGAAGATAAAAACTCAATTGAAGTTGAATTTAAAAATATAATGGATATTATTGAAGATGGTATTTTAGTTGCTCACAATGCCAATTTTGACTTTAATTTTTTACAAACATTTGCAAAAAAACTTGGTTATGGAGAATTAAAAAATACAATTATAGATACATTGTCATTGGGGAGACTTTTACAACCAAGATTAAAAAATCATAGACTTGGAACTGTTGCAAAGGCTTATCAAATTCTTTATGATGAAAAAATTGCTCACCGTGCTGATTATGATGCAGAGGTTTTAACTAATATGTATGAACATATGTGAACAGAGGCTAAAAAAATAACTCCAATTGATATTGACAGTGATTGAAATAAATTTAATAAAGAGAAATATGAAAATGAAAACTTTAGAAGAACAAGAGGTTATCATATAAATGTTTTGGCAAAAAACCAAAAAGGTTTGAAGGATTTATATAAATTAATTTCTCACTCGCATACTGAAAGTTTTTTAGGATCTCCAAAAGTCTTTCAATCAAAAATTTTAGAGGTTAGAAATAGAAATAATATTTTAATTGGAAGTGGTTGTGTTAATGGACTAGTTTTTGAAAATGCTAGAACAGGTACTTTTGAAATGTTAGAAAATGCTATACAGTTTTTTGACTATATTGAAATTCAACCTTTAAGTGTGTATAAGAAATTAATTCAAACAGAAGATTTAACTATGGAAGAATTAAAAAATCTTATTATTAAAATCATTGAAGTTGCAAAAAAATTAAATAAAACAATAATTGCAACAAGTGATGCACATTATGTAGAACCAGAGCTTAAAAAAATTAGAGATATTTATATAAACACAAAAGGATTAGGTGGAGCTTATCATCCTCTTTATGACTTCAAACAAAGAGTTAAAGATAATCCAGATCAACATTTAAGAACAACAAAAGAAATGCTTGAAGAATTTAAGTGATTAGAGAATAGTGAACTAATTAATGAAATTGTTCTTGATAATCCAAATAAAATTGCTGATATGATAGATGAAAATATAATTCCAATTAAAACAGGATCTTATCCTCCAAATATTGAAAACGTAGATAAATTATTAACAGATGAATGTTATAAAAATGCAAAAATTCTATATGGAGAAGAGTTACCGGAAATTGTAAAAGAAAGATTGGAAAAAGAGTTACTTTCAATTATTAAACATGGTTTTGCAGTTGTTTATTGAATTAGTCATTTACTTGTTAAAAAATCAAATGAAGATGGTTATTTAGTTGGAAGTCGTGGTTCTGTTGGAAGTTCATTTGTAGCGACAGTTGCACTTATTACAGAAGTTAATCCACTAAAACCTCACTATAGATGTATAGAATGTAAATACTCTGATTTTAAAACCCCACAAGAAATTAAATGTGGTTATGATTTACCAGAAAGAAAATGTCCAAAATGTAATATAAAATTATTAGGTGATGGTCATGATATTCCTTTTGAAACTTTCTTAGGTTTTGACGGAGATAAAGTTCCAGATATTGATTTAAATTTCTCAGGAGAATATCAGCCAATAGCTCATAATTTTACAAAAGAAATTTTTGGAGAAAATAATGTTTTTAGAGCGGGAACAATTTCAACTGTTGCTGAAAAAACAGCCTTTGGTTTTACAATGGGGTATTTTGAAAAACAAAATATTGATTTTGATTTAATTAGAAGAGCAGAAATAGAACGATTAGCAGCACTTTCTACTGGCGTTAAAAGAACAACAGGACAACACCCTGGGGGAATTATTATTCTGCCAAAAGAATATGAGATTGAGGATTTTACTCCAGTAAATTATCCAGCAGATGATGATCAAAGTGATTGAAAAACAACTCATTTTGATTTCCATTCAATTCATGACAATTTACTAAAAATGGATATACTTGGGCACGTTGACCCAACAGCTTTAAGAATGCTTTATGATTTAACTGGTTTCGATCCAATTAAAGTTCCAACAGATGACAAAGCAGTTTATTCTTTATTTTCTGAACTTTCAGCTTTAAATATTGAAGCTGATTCACTTCTGGGTGAAACTACAGGAGCAATCGGACTTCCTGAATTTGGAACACAATTTGTTAGAAATATGTTAAAAGAAACTAAACCAAAAAATTTTGCAGACTTAGTACAAATATCAGGATTAAGTCATGGAACAGATGTATATGTTGGAAATGCTCAATCTCTAATTAAAGAAGGAGTAGCAAATATTTCTCAAGTTATTGGATGTCGTGATGATATTATGGTTTACTTAATGGCGAAAGGATTAGATTCATCTACTTCTTTTAATATTATGGAAAGTGTTAGAAAGGGAAAAGGTCTTTCTAAGGAATGAATTAATCTTATGAAAGAAAATAATATTCCCGAGTGATATATTAATAGTTGTTTAAAAATAAAATATATGTTTCCAAAAGCTCATGCTACTGCCTATGTTTTGATGGCTTATCGTGTTGCTTGATATAAAATATATTATCCAGAAGAATACTATGCTGTTTGATTTTCAACAAGGGCTGACTTCTTTGATTTAGAAACAGTATTAAAAGGAAAAGAAGCAATTATTAAAACAATGGAAGATATTAAAAGCAGACAAAATAATAAGTTGCCTGTAACAGCAAAAGAAAATGCTATGTTAACAATTTTTGAAGTCGTCTTAGAGATGTTTGCAAGAGGAATAGAAATTACAAATATTGATTTTAATATTTCTGAGGCAGAAAGATTTGTCATTATAAAAAATAATGAGGATAAAAAAGTATTAGTGCCTTCATTTAACGTAATTGATTCCTTAGGTTTTGCAGTGGCAAATTCTATTGTAAAGGCTCGAAGTGAGAGACAAATAACAAGTGTTACTGATTTAAAATTGAGAACCCAAGTTACTCAAACTCAAATTGAAATTTTTAATAAATTAAAAATTACAGAAAAATTGAAAGATGATGAGCAACTTTCATTTGACTTTTAA
- a CDS encoding ATP-binding cassette domain-containing protein, translated as MEYKFSIQKSENDCGVAVSTMLINYYHSKNFGIEEVKFDNSLSDDMLSLYDMEQLLNSYNIEMTSYACNYEEFKNIEITNPIVLNVLNKEKNEHFIIIYKKRKNYYLVADSNLKDLKWLSGDEIEKSYQGFLSLTKPYNKIKFKSKTILNWFTFIKQFKLEIFMLFLISILLNLLILITNNFLKIYMDNIVIKNNQGMKILFLVFLIVFIIQVSVSYFINKIIFSIKTKVSKNIFVLFKNKMLNSDIEKFNSNSKEEWIKKLEYINLLSEFIVKSSISFPLGLTLFLMSSIFLILISPLILTLVLIQNLISVSLSVLLFFILKEYKIKKERELINFSYSYREILDGFEEIKYKNIEEEIKSINYKNFNSSVKQSKSIFNLNNKAELIFSLLNKIFFYLIFYISIVYINQDKFSVADLLFYTSISFYINLFFNQLTSYIVDMQEIIIADKSLNFIFLTEELENDYIDIKEIKTIEAKSLYSYKSDKCALNNFSFKFDKNTFVHGRSGSGKTTLLKILSGHFKKYEGEILLNNTANTNKINIKSYQKKNIYLGQYDYLFKGTVWNNIQQFKNKINLDILENFKIIEILERNNIDINKKVYDNGINLSKGQRQIINFLSLFFTNKDLYLIDEPLSNVDKHTAYYLFKLFIELKKDSLIIMCDHDIAYSKYFENRVEVI; from the coding sequence TTGGAATATAAATTTTCAATACAAAAAAGTGAAAATGATTGTGGCGTAGCAGTATCAACTATGTTAATAAATTATTATCATAGTAAAAATTTTGGAATTGAAGAAGTTAAATTTGATAATTCTTTAAGTGACGATATGTTGAGTTTATATGATATGGAGCAACTTTTAAATAGTTATAATATTGAGATGACTTCTTATGCATGTAATTATGAAGAGTTTAAAAATATAGAAATTACAAATCCAATAGTTTTAAATGTTTTAAATAAAGAGAAAAATGAGCATTTTATAATTATTTATAAAAAACGAAAAAACTATTATTTAGTTGCAGACTCCAATTTAAAAGATCTAAAGTGATTGAGTGGAGATGAGATAGAAAAGAGTTATCAGGGTTTTTTATCTTTAACAAAACCATATAATAAAATAAAATTTAAATCGAAAACTATTTTGAATTGATTTACTTTTATTAAGCAATTTAAATTAGAAATATTTATGTTATTTTTAATATCTATTCTTTTAAATTTATTAATTTTAATAACAAATAATTTTTTAAAAATATATATGGACAATATTGTAATAAAAAATAATCAAGGAATGAAAATCCTTTTTTTAGTTTTTTTAATTGTTTTTATTATTCAAGTTTCAGTTTCTTATTTTATAAATAAAATAATTTTTAGTATTAAAACAAAAGTAAGTAAAAATATATTTGTTCTGTTTAAAAACAAAATGCTAAATTCGGATATTGAAAAGTTTAACTCGAACTCAAAAGAAGAATGAATAAAAAAACTTGAGTATATAAATCTTTTATCTGAGTTTATTGTTAAATCTAGTATATCTTTTCCTTTGGGTCTAACTCTTTTTTTAATGTCTTCTATTTTTCTAATTTTAATTTCTCCTTTAATATTAACTTTAGTTTTAATTCAAAACTTAATTTCTGTTTCTCTTTCTGTACTCTTATTTTTTATTTTAAAAGAGTATAAAATAAAAAAAGAAAGAGAGTTAATTAATTTTTCTTATAGTTATAGAGAAATCTTGGATGGGTTTGAAGAAATAAAGTATAAAAATATTGAAGAAGAAATAAAATCAATAAACTATAAAAACTTTAACTCCTCTGTAAAACAATCCAAGAGTATTTTTAATTTAAATAATAAGGCAGAATTAATTTTTTCCTTATTAAATAAAATATTTTTCTATTTAATATTTTATATTTCTATAGTATATATAAATCAAGACAAATTTAGTGTAGCAGACTTGTTATTTTATACCTCAATAAGTTTTTATATAAATTTATTTTTTAATCAATTAACAAGTTACATAGTTGATATGCAAGAAATAATAATTGCAGATAAATCATTAAATTTTATTTTCCTAACTGAAGAACTTGAAAATGATTATATAGACATTAAAGAAATAAAAACTATTGAGGCAAAAAGTTTATATAGTTATAAATCTGATAAATGTGCTTTAAATAATTTTAGTTTTAAATTTGATAAAAATACATTTGTTCATGGTAGAAGTGGAAGTGGTAAAACAACTCTGTTAAAAATACTATCGGGACATTTCAAAAAATATGAAGGTGAGATCTTACTAAATAATACTGCTAACACTAATAAAATTAATATAAAAAGTTATCAGAAGAAAAATATTTATTTAGGTCAATATGATTATTTATTTAAGGGAACAGTTTGAAATAATATTCAACAATTTAAAAATAAAATAAATTTAGATATATTAGAAAATTTTAAAATAATAGAAATATTAGAAAGAAATAATATAGATATAAATAAAAAAGTTTATGATAATGGAATAAATCTTAGCAAAGGTCAAAGGCAAATTATTAATTTTTTAAGTTTATTTTTTACTAATAAAGATTTATATTTAATTGATGAGCCTTTAAGTAATGTTGATAAACATACTGCATATTATTTATTTAAGTTATTTATAGAGTTAAAAAAAGATTCTCTAATAATTATGTGTGATCATGATATTGCATATTCTAAATATTTTGAAAATAGAGTAGAGGTGATTTAA
- the ybeY gene encoding rRNA maturation RNase YbeY — MKDLLEFNYNTDEDLKGYEVLFNKLLKAAKQILDINQSLSFSVNYIDEVKSRQLNMEYRKKDYVGDVISFPINDDFGIYNQLDFKEVGDIFITFGEAKNKALKYKHSIEVEMAWLFVHGLLHILGYDHELSIEDEKVMFDLTDRILDKENIKYKMSF, encoded by the coding sequence ATGAAGGATTTATTAGAATTTAACTACAATACAGATGAGGATTTAAAAGGCTATGAAGTGCTTTTTAATAAATTATTAAAAGCTGCAAAGCAAATATTAGATATTAATCAAAGTCTTAGTTTTTCAGTAAATTATATTGATGAAGTTAAATCAAGACAACTTAATATGGAATATAGAAAAAAAGACTATGTAGGAGATGTAATTTCATTTCCTATTAATGATGATTTTGGTATATATAATCAACTAGATTTTAAAGAAGTGGGTGATATTTTTATAACATTTGGGGAAGCTAAAAATAAGGCATTAAAATATAAGCATAGTATTGAAGTTGAAATGGCTTGATTATTTGTTCATGGACTTCTACATATTTTAGGATATGACCATGAACTTAGCATAGAGGACGAAAAAGTTATGTTTGATTTGACAGATAGAATTTTAGATAAAGAAAATATCAAGTATAAAATGTCATTTTAA
- a CDS encoding diacylglycerol kinase family protein, with translation MSRKNDIKKKSKVGTRVKNKFANAARGIFTAFREESTLIVYLIIVIFAIGLGIWVGLDTTQWSIVILTIGVLTGFEFVNTSIENFVDLLSFEYNIQAKKIKDICAAASIINALLSVVIGFLIYLPALITTIENLFK, from the coding sequence ATGTCAAGAAAAAATGATATTAAAAAGAAATCAAAGGTTGGTACAAGAGTAAAAAATAAATTTGCAAATGCCGCTAGAGGTATCTTTACTGCTTTTAGAGAAGAGTCAACATTAATTGTCTATCTAATTATTGTTATTTTTGCAATTGGATTAGGAATTTGAGTTGGTTTAGATACAACTCAATGATCTATTGTTATTCTAACAATTGGAGTATTGACAGGTTTTGAATTTGTTAATACCTCAATTGAAAACTTTGTAGATCTATTAAGTTTTGAGTATAATATTCAAGCAAAAAAAATTAAAGATATTTGTGCAGCAGCTAGTATTATTAATGCACTATTATCTGTTGTTATTGGTTTTTTGATATATTTGCCAGCATTAATAACAACTATTGAAAACTTATTTAAGTAA
- the cdd gene encoding cytidine deaminase — MNLKRDKVYEELKILRKNAYAPYSNFRVACIIYLKNGKKIKGVNVENAAYNPSICAERTALPQMITQGYNKNDVELVALYTDSEGFGSPCGTCRQTLSELLLENQTIWVYNKKEFINSYSVKDFLPYAFSSTNIG, encoded by the coding sequence ATGAATTTAAAAAGAGACAAAGTTTATGAAGAGTTAAAAATATTAAGAAAAAACGCCTATGCACCTTATTCAAATTTTAGAGTAGCTTGTATTATTTATTTAAAAAATGGTAAAAAAATAAAAGGTGTTAATGTTGAAAATGCGGCCTATAATCCTTCAATATGTGCAGAAAGAACTGCTTTACCACAAATGATAACTCAAGGCTATAATAAAAATGATGTTGAATTAGTGGCACTTTATACAGATTCGGAGGGATTTGGTTCTCCATGTGGAACTTGTAGACAAACTCTTTCTGAATTACTTTTAGAAAATCAGACAATATGGGTTTATAATAAAAAAGAATTTATTAATTCATACAGTGTTAAAGATTTTTTACCATATGCTTTTTCAAGTACAAATATTGGTTAA
- the glpO gene encoding type 2 glycerol-3-phosphate oxidase has protein sequence MTKNNYDICIIGAGIIGASIARELSKFKQKVIILEANASFGLETTTGNSGLIHGGFDPTPGKLNAKLNLFGRKRYKENWFKELDFNHKPVNSLVLAFNKEEEKHLDMLMEGGFKNGCTKEEITLINKKEIQLLEPSISKEVTKALLCTSSFIINPVELTCVLLKNAKKNGVDIKFNQKVIAIKYENDIFDISSENTNYKAKIIINCAGHFADKIAALSGYNDFQLSTKRGEYIVLKKTKENQVNNVLFMVPTIHGKGVIVAKTLEGNLLVGPTSEDNVAKEDINLITEEKFNQIKEIGKKIIPSLDMSKVISRFAGSRPIYKETDDFYIQYAKFNNKFINVAGTKSPGISCAPSIADYVINMVKEQMNLELKLNWDKYEKNILF, from the coding sequence ATGACTAAAAATAATTATGATATTTGTATAATTGGTGCTGGAATCATTGGAGCATCAATTGCAAGAGAATTATCTAAATTTAAGCAGAAGGTTATAATTTTAGAAGCCAATGCTTCTTTTGGTTTAGAAACTACCACAGGAAATTCAGGATTGATTCATGGAGGTTTTGATCCAACTCCTGGAAAATTAAATGCCAAGTTAAACTTATTTGGACGAAAAAGATATAAAGAAAATTGATTTAAGGAATTAGATTTTAATCATAAGCCTGTTAACTCATTAGTTTTGGCTTTTAATAAGGAAGAAGAAAAGCACCTTGATATGTTAATGGAAGGTGGTTTTAAAAATGGATGTACAAAGGAAGAAATAACTTTGATTAATAAAAAGGAGATTCAATTACTTGAACCATCTATAAGCAAAGAAGTAACAAAAGCTTTATTATGTACTAGTTCTTTTATTATTAATCCAGTGGAATTAACTTGTGTACTTCTAAAAAATGCTAAAAAGAATGGAGTAGATATTAAATTTAATCAAAAAGTTATTGCTATTAAGTATGAAAATGATATTTTTGATATATCATCTGAAAATACAAATTATAAGGCAAAGATTATTATAAACTGTGCAGGACATTTTGCGGATAAAATAGCAGCTCTAAGTGGCTATAATGATTTTCAACTATCCACTAAAAGAGGTGAGTATATAGTTTTGAAAAAAACTAAAGAAAATCAAGTTAACAATGTTTTATTTATGGTTCCAACAATTCATGGTAAAGGTGTAATTGTTGCTAAAACATTAGAAGGAAATTTACTAGTAGGTCCAACATCTGAGGATAATGTTGCTAAAGAAGATATTAACTTAATAACTGAAGAGAAATTTAATCAAATAAAGGAAATAGGTAAAAAAATAATACCATCTTTGGATATGTCAAAAGTCATTTCTAGATTTGCAGGATCTAGACCTATTTATAAAGAAACAGATGATTTTTATATTCAATATGCAAAATTTAATAATAAATTTATAAATGTTGCCGGAACAAAAAGTCCAGGTATTTCTTGTGCTCCATCCATTGCTGATTATGTAATTAATATGGTTAAAGAGCAAATGAATTTGGAACTAAAATTAAATTGAGATAAATATGAAAAAAATATTTTATTTTAA
- the glpK gene encoding glycerol kinase GlpK, whose protein sequence is MEKYIVTLDEGTTSARTLVVNKNGEIVASNQKEFSQIYPQEGWVEQDAVEIWNTQRTTLVSALNSKDIAPEQIEAIGITNQRETVVVWDKNTGNPIYNAIVWQDRRTDKFCIELAKTHKDIIKEKTGLVIDAYFSASKVKWILDNVKDAKQKALNNELYFGNINTWLIWKLTGGKEFYTDHTNASRTMLYNISTHEWDEDLLKLFDIPLSMLPKIKGNSEIYGYTFPELLSKNSNHKIAIASSIGDQQSALFGQMCLDSGDIKVTFGTGAFILMNTGDKKIDSKNGLLTVIGYSINNKFTYGLEGSVMMAGATLQWLRDDLRIIYKTQLSEWYSEQVNDDRQVYFVPSFSGLGSPYWDPYSRGAIFGLDRGVKKEHIIKAALESIAFQTNDVLEAMRDDSKINIKSIKVDGGASKNNYLIQFQSDISESELIRPKNVETTAMGAAYLAGLAVGYWKDIDDIREKWKVDKKVEPKNDSSKLIKGWKEAVSRTRNWLKDINN, encoded by the coding sequence ATGGAAAAATATATTGTAACTTTAGATGAGGGGACAACTAGTGCAAGAACTTTGGTTGTCAATAAAAATGGTGAAATAGTGGCTTCAAATCAAAAGGAATTTTCTCAAATTTACCCTCAAGAAGGATGAGTTGAACAAGATGCAGTTGAAATCTGAAATACACAAAGAACTACGTTAGTCTCTGCATTAAATTCAAAAGATATTGCTCCTGAGCAAATTGAAGCAATAGGAATTACAAATCAAAGAGAAACAGTAGTGGTTTGGGATAAAAATACGGGTAATCCAATTTACAATGCAATAGTTTGACAAGATAGAAGAACAGATAAGTTTTGTATTGAATTGGCAAAAACTCATAAGGATATAATTAAAGAAAAAACTGGATTAGTAATTGATGCTTATTTTTCGGCAAGTAAAGTAAAATGAATTTTAGATAATGTAAAAGATGCAAAACAAAAGGCATTAAATAATGAGTTATATTTTGGAAATATTAATACATGACTTATTTGAAAACTAACTGGTGGAAAGGAGTTTTATACTGATCATACAAATGCTTCAAGAACAATGCTTTATAATATTTCAACTCATGAATGAGATGAAGATTTATTAAAATTATTTGACATACCTTTAAGTATGTTACCTAAAATAAAAGGGAATAGTGAGATTTATGGTTATACATTTCCTGAACTACTATCTAAAAACTCAAATCATAAAATAGCAATTGCATCTTCAATTGGTGATCAACAATCTGCTTTATTTGGTCAAATGTGTTTAGACTCTGGTGATATTAAAGTTACATTTGGTACTGGAGCATTTATTCTAATGAATACTGGTGATAAAAAAATTGACTCAAAAAATGGATTATTAACAGTAATTGGTTATTCAATTAATAATAAATTTACTTATGGTTTAGAAGGATCAGTAATGATGGCGGGAGCTACTTTACAATGATTAAGAGATGATTTAAGAATAATATATAAAACACAATTAAGTGAGTGATATTCAGAACAAGTTAATGATGATAGACAAGTTTATTTCGTTCCAAGTTTTTCAGGCTTGGGTTCTCCATATTGAGATCCTTATTCAAGAGGGGCTATATTTGGTCTTGATAGAGGTGTAAAAAAAGAACATATTATAAAAGCAGCTCTTGAATCAATTGCATTTCAAACAAATGATGTTTTAGAGGCAATGAGAGATGATTCAAAAATAAACATAAAAAGTATTAAAGTAGATGGCGGAGCTTCAAAAAATAATTACTTAATTCAATTCCAATCTGATATTTCAGAGTCCGAGTTAATTAGACCTAAAAATGTAGAAACCACAGCAATGGGGGCTGCTTATTTGGCTGGCCTTGCTGTAGGCTATTGAAAGGACATTGATGATATTAGAGAAAAATGAAAAGTAGATAAAAAAGTTGAGCCAAAAAATGACTCTTCAAAATTAATTAAAGGGTGAAAAGAAGCAGTTTCAAGAACTAGAAATTGATTAAAAGATATTAACAATTAA